A stretch of DNA from Lysinibacillus sp. B2A1:
TGCTGCACCTATTGTTTTATTTAAGTTTGCTGTTTCACAATTGACAATACGGTTAACACTATTCCGCATATCCCGCAATATACGAACGTCCTCAAACTTCATCATTGCCTGATGAGCTCCTACAATATTAAGAAAATCAGAAATTTTTTCTGCCTCTTTTAAATAGGTCACAAAGCCCTTTTTCCGTTCTATTGTTTTTGCATTTAGCTCAAATTCATTCATCACATCCATTAAAGCCTCGCCATGCTCTTTATATAAAGAATAGATTTCTAAATGGTAGGCTGACGTTTCTGGATTATTAACAGAGCCGCCTGCTAAAAATGCACCTCGTAAATATGCTCTTTTTTGACCACTTTTTTTAATGAGCTTTGGAGAAATTGTATGATTGAATTGAAAGTCGTCTGAGATGATTTCTAAATCAATTAGTAGCTCGCGCGCACCTTCTCTTACACGGCAAATATAGACGTTATTTTTTTTCAAACGCATTTTCTTTCGAACAAGTAACTCGACGTTATATGGATACAACTTTTTCATAATCGTGTAGAGTCTTCTTGCAATTGCTGCGTTTTCAGTTTGTACGTCTAAGCTTAACTGTTTATTCGCAAAGGATAATGAACCATTCATACGAATTAGGGCAGATACTTCTGCTTTCATACAATGATTGTCTGCTTCTATTTGCGTTAATTCTTTTTTTGTTTCAGAAGCAAAAGACATATCACGTGCCCCCCTTTCAACTTTCAGTTCTATGTATATGCTCATCTTATCATATACAATAAGCGCTTTATGATTGTATTTTTGGATTGTTTACTTTTTGTTTATAAATATTTGCGTATTCTACAAGCCATTTAGCAACATTTGTCGCATTATGACGAACCGTCCCATCTGATCGAATCGTTGCAATGTCGCGCTTAATAACCTCTAATCCCATACTTTCAAGCTTTGCCACATCAAATGTTACAGGTTCCGCACATTCTTCCATATAAAGCTCCTGTACAGGATGTGGTAATTTCTCTTCATTTACTAAAATAGAATCGATAAAGGAAGCGCCAACATGTTCGTAAATTGCTTTTACATGATCTCCTGCTGTATAGGAAATAGTTTCACCCTTTTGAGTCATTAAATTACAAACATAAATTTTTCTTCCTTTAGCTCTTACAACAGCGTCACCAATTTCTTTGACAAGCAGGTTAGGAATAATACTCGTATATAAGCTACCAGGACCAATTAAAATATAATCCGCACGATGGATTGCTCGTATTGCCTCTGGTAACGGTTTCACATTTTCAGGCACTAAAAAAACACGACTAATACGTTTTGTAGCCGTTGGAATTTTAGATTCACCTTCGATTGTAGAACCGTCCACAAGCTCTGCATGTAAATTAATCTTTTTGTTGGCAGCTGGTATAACACGACCATGGACCTTTAACACTTTTCCCATTTCACTAATGGCATGGTTAAAATCTCCAGTAATCTCTGTTAAAGCAGTGAGCATTAAATTACCTAATGAGTGCCCTCGTAAATCTTGTGATGCTGAAAAACGATATTGAAACATTTGCTCTACAAGTGGCTCAACATCTGATAATGCCGCAATAACATTTCGGACATCGCCAGGTGGTGGTATATCATAATCATCTCGTAAACGCCCTGAAGAACCACCATCATCTGCTACTGTTACAATAGCAGTAATATCAAATGGATGATGCTTCAGCCCCCTTAGTAATGTAGAAAGCCCTGTACCACCACCTATAACAACAAGCTTAGTTTGCCTTTTCCCCATTCACTCAATCCTTTCTTCGATTGATGTCACGATGCGTTATAACCGTATTCTCTTTTCCACCTAGATATGCCCCAAAATACTCAGCTAATGTCACCGAGCGATGCTGCCCACCCGTACAACCAAAGGCAATAACAAGCTGTGATTTTCCTTCTTGTCTATATAGTGGAATCATAAATTCAAATAAATCCTTCAGTTTTTGAATAAGCGTTTGTGTATCCTCAAGCGCTAAAACATAAGAGGATACTTCCGTCTGTAACCCCGTCTTAGGACGCAGCTCTTCAACATAGTATGGATTTTTTAAAAATCGCACATCAAACACTAAATCTGCATCTATTGGCATACCATGTTTAAATCCAAAAGACATAATATTAACCGAAAAAACATGGTCTGCATCACTTGCAAACTCTTTCGCGATTTTTTCACGTAGTCCCTTAGGCTTCATAGTAGACGTATTATAGACAAAGTCAGCACGCCCTTTAACTTCTGATAGCAAAATACGCTCTTGTTGAATACCATCTAATGGTAGGCCATTGACAGCTAGCGGGTGTGAACGTCTTGTTTCTTTATAGCGTCTAACTAATGTTGCATCATCTGCATCTAAAAACAATATGCGTGCAACAATATCTCCTTCTTTTATTATATGGTCAAGAGCACCAATAAGAGAATCAAAAAAGTCACCGCCACGCATATCCATGACAGCTGCAATACGTGCAGTATTTTTTCCTGAATCCCTGAGTAGGGTTAAAAAAGTTGTAAGTAACGCCGGTGGTAAATTATCAATACAGTAATACCCTAAATCTTCAAAGCTTTGAATAGCTACTGTTTTTCCAGCTCCAGACATTCCTGTAATAATAACCAATTCATGTGTACTTTGTTGGCCTTCAACCACCACTGTCATGCAGCTCCTTTTATTGTTCTTTTGATATTTGTATTTTTTCATGCAATAATTCAAAATCAGTCGTATATTCAAATGTTCCATACTGAATGCCTGATTGTGAGATGGCAAATTGTAAATTTGTCCGATCACCTTCAGCCATTGGCAAATGTTTTAAATCCTCTGCTGGGTGCCATGCAAGCTTGCCTTCTCTAGTTTCATCAAAAGGTGTACCCTCTATATCCTTTGCAACAAATGTATAAAGCATCCATTCATCAACGACTGCATTATTTTCTTTAATAACCATTGTATAAACACCCTTTAAATGTGCATTTAATGGTGTGACATTTGTTTCTTCTTGAAACTCACGTACTGCAGCCTCATAGATGGATTCACCGCTCTCCATTTTTCCACCTGGAGCAACGTACCAGCCACGTCTAGGCTTTTGAAGTAATAATACTTGACCGTCTTTAACGGCAATTAAATTTGCAATTCTTTGCATAGGCACACCTCTAATCACTTTGCATTCTATCTTTCATTATAGCAAGACCCAACAATATTTGTCCTCCAATCAGAACTTTAGTGTTTGTCAATTTTCACATTACTCGTATTCCTAGTAATCATGTTTTGTCATCACCCATGAATCTAATTAGCTACTTACAATTATTAAAATCCTACATAACAAAAATAGGTTGCCCCACCACATTAGGCGGAAACAACCTACTAAACAAAATAAAAGGGGGATTGCTAATTACACAATATATATTACACCTTTTATATGTCATTCAAGTTACAACAATATTAAAACCGTGTTAAAAATTGTATTTTTTTCCTTGGTACAATTAATTACATTAAGCATTAATTTTCTCTAATAATTCTTCTACGTAATGCTGTACTGCTTGTGCGGCAATACTTCCGTCACCTGTAGCTGTCACAATTTGACGAAGTGATTTTTCACGTACATCACCAGCTGCAAAGATACCAGGAACAGTTGTTTCCATGTTATCATTTGTTAAAATATAGCCTGCATCATTTAAAATACCTAAAGATTCAAATGGCTTTGTTAATGGTAGCATTCCGATATATACAAATACACCATCAGTCACAAATTCGGATTCTGTTCCATCTACAGTAGATTGTAATGTTACGCTACCAACTTTGCCATTTGCTTCGTTTATTTCTTTCACTGTTGCATTCCAGATGAAATCAATTTTTTCATTTGCAAAGGCACGATCTTGAAGTATTTTTTGTGCACGCAATTTATCGCGGCGGTGAACAATTGTTACTTTCTCAGCAAAGCGAGTTAGGTAAACACCTTCTTCGACTGCTGAATCTCCGCCACCAACGACAACAAGATTTTTTTGCTTGAAGAATGCACCATCACAAACTGCACAATAGCTGACACCGCGGCCGCCTAATTCTTTTTCGCCAGGCACGCCCATTTTTTTATATTCCGCACCTGTAGAAATGATAATGGCACGTGTTTTATATTCTTTAGCACCCGATTTTATTGTTTTATATTCATCCCCATCAATAATTTCAGAAACATCGCCGTAAGCATATTCTGCGCCGAACTTTTTAGCGTGCTCAAACATTTTTGTAGACAGCTCTGGTCCTAAAATCGTATCGAATCCTGGATAGTTTTCTACTTCTTCTGTATTTGCCATTTGTCCACCAGGGATACCACGTTCAATCATTAAAGTTGAAAGGTTTGCACGTGATGTATATACAGCAGCAGTCATTCCTGCAGGACCTGCACCAATTATTACAACATCATAAATTTTTTCTTCCGACATAAATTCTTCCCCCTACACAAATACTTTTTTATCCTGCTTAAATGTACAGTAAGACTTCCTCTTTAAGAGATTAACTGTCCATGAAAGCCTGATTGGTTCAACTTCTGTTTGAAGTTTCACCTGTTAATAACGATAGTAAGTTCATCGTATGTGAAAGTAAAAAGTTATTCAACTATGTTGCTCAGAGGTTACTTATCACCATTTGGTAAGAACATTAAAATTTCATCAATATACTTTGATAAAGTAGCCACAGATACCCCATATTGCTGAGCTATCTCTTTTTTTGTAACCTTGAGCATTCGAGATGAACGAAATAAGAAATCATTCGCTCCTGCAATAGCTGCTGGATTTGTAAAACGATAATTGCTATTAAGTGCCTGTTCACAGAGAACAAACCACATTTGAAACATTGGTGCAATGAGGGCTGTAAGCTTCCCATACTGTTCTAGCAAAACTTCTGGCACACTTACTGCTCGTAAAAAACTAGCCTCGACTTTATTCTTCATGTCAAAATGATGACCAAGTGCATATGCTAAGAATAATTTTTCGAACGAGCCATATTGCTCAACGTCTATCCATTTTGGATGTGCAATAATTTCTTGTTTATGCGCTGTACAGCTCAGTAAAAATAACCCAAAAATACGTTCACTAGTATAATTACTCTCTAGTTTTTCTACAATATAATCACGATCATGCTCTAATGCATCAAGCTCATATACATTTTCCTGTTCACGCCAAGGCTCAAAGCCCTCTTTGTCTGGATCTAGCTCTAATAGTTGCTCCCAAGCACTCTTTGAAATTTCCTTATGTCCTGAGAAGTATGCTGCATGGGATAACCAAAAATAAAAGCCAGCATCCCCTATATAGCCACGCTTTTGCATACTGCGTAACCATTTAAAGGCTAAATCATATTGCCCAATTAACGCTAATGTTGCACCTAGCTTGTAGCGATGTTCCCAAGTATAAGGCTGTATTTTTACAAGTACATTTAAAAGGTCCTTTAATTCTTCTTCATTTTTTTCATAATACGCAATAACTGTTAAATTACACAAAGCATGTAAATTCCCCTTATTTTCACGCAAGACCTTGTTTAAAAGTGCCTTTGCCTGTTCCGCCTCACCGACATAAAAATAAGCAAGTGCTAAATTATTATAAGCTGACCAGAAATCTGGACGATCTTCAATTAATTCTTCTAGAATATTAATAGCTTCGGGGAAGTCCCCTTTTTCCATACAACGCCTCGCCTGTTCCTGTCGATATAAATCCTCACCAGAACCATCAAGCTCCTCAAAATCATCCTGCTCAAAAGCAACGAATTCTAATATTTCTGCCGCCTCATCTGCATAGGCACCCTCTGGCTCTTTTTGCAAATATTGCTCCGCAAAGCGTTTAGCATCTTGTATCATACCAATACATCCTGAAACCTCTGCCATATAAAAAATGATTTCTGGATTCTCTGGATCAATTTGATAGGCATGACGAAGAAGATCATACGCTTCCTCAAAACGTTGACCCTCTAACTCCACGATTGCCAATTGCAATAAGATCATTGGATCATCTGGACTTAGATCTACCGCACGCTGTAAATATTTATAAGCTTTATTCATTTGACCACTATTCATTGCTTGAATTGATTTTTTATAATAATAGTCGCCTGTTGGAATGAACGACACGACATTCGTTAGATTCTCTTTTTGATGTTTCTTTTCCAAAATATTTCCTCCGAAACAAGAAATAAGGAACGTATTACACGTTCCTTTACACAGTAAACTCTATTATAGCATACAATTAGCAATATGCTGTTATTTCTCTTCGTGACGTTTTTCTAACACTTGTAATACATCATAAACACTTACTTTTTGTTCTTGCAACAGCACCAATAAATGGTAAATTAAATCAGCCGCTTCCCATTTAACCTCTTCGGCATCTCGATTTTTTGCACCAATGACAACTTCCGTTGCTTCTTCACCGACTTTTTTACAAATTTTATCGATTCCTTTATCGAATAAATATGTAGTATAAGCGCCTTCTGGCATTTCTTGCTCACGTTTTTCAATAACGTTAACAAGCTTAGATATAATCTCAACTGAGCCAACCTTCGTATTTTGCTGAATAAGCTTTGTAAAACAAGAGGTTGTACCATTATGACAAGCTGGACCAGCAGGAAGTACTTCCACAACTAATGCATCACCGTCACAGTCCGCTTTTATAGATATCACTTTCTGCGTATGACCGCTAGTTGCCCCCTTATGCCAAAGCTCTTGACGTGAACGTGAATAGAACCATGTTTCACCTGATTCAAGTGTTTTTTCCAATGATTCTTTGTTCATATAGGCTACAGTTAGTACTTCTTTTGTATTGGCATCTTGTACAACCGCAGTAACAAGACCTTTATCATCAAATTTAATGTCCTCTATCATCTTACTGCCACTCCCTTTTCACGTAAGTAATCTTTTACTTGCGCTACGCTTGTTTCTTTGTAATGAAAGATAGATGCTGCCAGCGCTGCATCTGCATCAACATCATCCGCTAATACTTCGTAAAAATGCTCGGCATTTCCTGCACCACCGCTAGCAATAACAGGAACTGTCACAGCCTCTCTCACTGCCTTAGTTAACGCTAAATCAAAACCTGATTT
This window harbors:
- the trxB gene encoding thioredoxin-disulfide reductase, encoding MSEEKIYDVVIIGAGPAGMTAAVYTSRANLSTLMIERGIPGGQMANTEEVENYPGFDTILGPELSTKMFEHAKKFGAEYAYGDVSEIIDGDEYKTIKSGAKEYKTRAIIISTGAEYKKMGVPGEKELGGRGVSYCAVCDGAFFKQKNLVVVGGGDSAVEEGVYLTRFAEKVTIVHRRDKLRAQKILQDRAFANEKIDFIWNATVKEINEANGKVGSVTLQSTVDGTESEFVTDGVFVYIGMLPLTKPFESLGILNDAGYILTNDNMETTVPGIFAAGDVREKSLRQIVTATGDGSIAAQAVQHYVEELLEKINA
- a CDS encoding transcriptional regulator, whose translation is MEKKHQKENLTNVVSFIPTGDYYYKKSIQAMNSGQMNKAYKYLQRAVDLSPDDPMILLQLAIVELEGQRFEEAYDLLRHAYQIDPENPEIIFYMAEVSGCIGMIQDAKRFAEQYLQKEPEGAYADEAAEILEFVAFEQDDFEELDGSGEDLYRQEQARRCMEKGDFPEAINILEELIEDRPDFWSAYNNLALAYFYVGEAEQAKALLNKVLRENKGNLHALCNLTVIAYYEKNEEELKDLLNVLVKIQPYTWEHRYKLGATLALIGQYDLAFKWLRSMQKRGYIGDAGFYFWLSHAAYFSGHKEISKSAWEQLLELDPDKEGFEPWREQENVYELDALEHDRDYIVEKLESNYTSERIFGLFLLSCTAHKQEIIAHPKWIDVEQYGSFEKLFLAYALGHHFDMKNKVEASFLRAVSVPEVLLEQYGKLTALIAPMFQMWFVLCEQALNSNYRFTNPAAIAGANDFLFRSSRMLKVTKKEIAQQYGVSVATLSKYIDEILMFLPNGDK
- the whiA gene encoding DNA-binding protein WhiA produces the protein MSFASETKKELTQIEADNHCMKAEVSALIRMNGSLSFANKQLSLDVQTENAAIARRLYTIMKKLYPYNVELLVRKKMRLKKNNVYICRVREGARELLIDLEIISDDFQFNHTISPKLIKKSGQKRAYLRGAFLAGGSVNNPETSAYHLEIYSLYKEHGEALMDVMNEFELNAKTIERKKGFVTYLKEAEKISDFLNIVGAHQAMMKFEDVRILRDMRNSVNRIVNCETANLNKTIGAALRQVENIRFIENSIGLDQLPEKLREIARLRVEYQDVTLKELGEMVSSGTVSKSGVNHRLRKIDEIADALRRGEKIGG
- a CDS encoding bifunctional phosphoribosyl-AMP cyclohydrolase/phosphoribosyl-ATP pyrophosphatase, producing the protein MIEDIKFDDKGLVTAVVQDANTKEVLTVAYMNKESLEKTLESGETWFYSRSRQELWHKGATSGHTQKVISIKADCDGDALVVEVLPAGPACHNGTTSCFTKLIQQNTKVGSVEIISKLVNVIEKREQEMPEGAYTTYLFDKGIDKICKKVGEEATEVVIGAKNRDAEEVKWEAADLIYHLLVLLQEQKVSVYDVLQVLEKRHEEK
- a CDS encoding NUDIX hydrolase, which gives rise to MQRIANLIAVKDGQVLLLQKPRRGWYVAPGGKMESGESIYEAAVREFQEETNVTPLNAHLKGVYTMVIKENNAVVDEWMLYTFVAKDIEGTPFDETREGKLAWHPAEDLKHLPMAEGDRTNLQFAISQSGIQYGTFEYTTDFELLHEKIQISKEQ
- a CDS encoding RNase adapter RapZ, with protein sequence MTVVVEGQQSTHELVIITGMSGAGKTVAIQSFEDLGYYCIDNLPPALLTTFLTLLRDSGKNTARIAAVMDMRGGDFFDSLIGALDHIIKEGDIVARILFLDADDATLVRRYKETRRSHPLAVNGLPLDGIQQERILLSEVKGRADFVYNTSTMKPKGLREKIAKEFASDADHVFSVNIMSFGFKHGMPIDADLVFDVRFLKNPYYVEELRPKTGLQTEVSSYVLALEDTQTLIQKLKDLFEFMIPLYRQEGKSQLVIAFGCTGGQHRSVTLAEYFGAYLGGKENTVITHRDINRRKD